In Nostoc edaphicum CCNP1411, the sequence ATAACCTGTATTACCCAGCGTTGCCGCTAGGATCAAGCTAGCCTGAGTCGATTGTTGGGGGACAGTCTTTCTAAAATAGGCTTGTGCTTTAATCCCTAACCAAGCTAAAAATGCTCCTAGTAAAATGGCTAGGTAAGCGATCGCAGGTGCAATCCAAATTTGCCCTGATAAACTGGATTGACGCAAAAACGATACTATGCTTATGGGTACTCCCACCCAAAAGAGGAACTGTCCCAAACGTGTAGGAACTGTCACAGGTAGTTTGCGTCCCAGAATGAAACCTACCAGGACTAATCCTCCTAGCTTGACGTATAGTTCTAAAAGGTTTGTCAAGATTGCGCCTAAAAACCACAGATGTAAAATGCTACCTGTTACTTCTACTTTTGTCCAGTGCAAAATCTGTTATGGCTATCCCACAAAACAGGAGTTTACCCTTGAATAAGGCAGGGTTTTCTGGAAGACCGCAAAACTCATCGAATGACCTTGGTGATGATATTCCAGTGGCTGTACGCGATACCCCTGTTGCAACACCTAAAATTTGGTTGCAACCCCGAATTATCCTGATTGGGGGAGTTGCGGGATTTGTCTTGCTGGCTTTAATTAGCGGTTTTTTGTTTTTCGTTACTTCACCCAAAAAAATTACCGATTCTCAACCCTCGCCCACTAGTTCTACACCTACACCAACTACAGAATCGGATAATGTTAATACTCTGTTAGGGCATCTGGCATACCCAGAAGCCCCTGAATCAGAACTAGTAACCATCTCCGCAAATAGGGGCATTAGAATGCAAAAATCTGCTGCCCAAAAGTTTGAGGAGATGGTAGCAGCAGCGCGGAGTGCAGGTGTGATTTTAGTACCAATTTCTGGTTTTCGCTCGGTCAAAGACCAGGAGCCGTTGTTTTTTGGTGTCGGTGCCCAGCGAAATCAAAGGCCAATAGAACGAGCTGCCCTCAGCGCTCCTCCTGGTCATAGCGAACATCACACAGGTTATGCAGTAGATGTTGGAGATGGATCAGTACCAGCAACTAATCTCCAAACCAACTTTGAAAATACTAAGGCGTATCGGTGGCTGCAAGCAAATGCAGCGCGTTTCAGCTTTGAAATATCTTTTCCGAAAGATAATGCTCAAGGTGTGAGTTATGAGCCTTGGCACTGGCGTTTTGTAGGCGATCGCAATAGTTTAGAAATGTTCTACAAAGCCAGAAATTTGAAACCCGCCAAAGTGCCTCAATAAAAGTTGATACAAGCGATCGCAATACTTACAACAGAGGGCAGTTTTCTTACAGCAAAAACTGCTCTCTGCCTCGTGCCTTCATTGATAAATTACCATTATTATGGGGATTGGCAGTAGGGAAACGCCCTGCTCCCAAAAAGAAGTTAAAATACGTAAACTGTCTTCCTACGCCGGAATTATTTCTCATCTGGAAACAGACTGGAGACCAAAATGACCCCAGCAACGATCGCTACACCCCGTCAGGAATCACCTCTGTTGTTTGAGGGACTGACCTGGAGAGAATTTAAAGCAGTTGAGCAGTTGTTAGACCGTCCGGGATATCGCCTGTCTTTTCTGGATGGAGTTTTGGAGATCCGAAGAATGCCTGGAGAACCACATGAAACCGTTAAGAAGAGAATTGCCGCATTGCTGGAACTGTACTTGCTTGTGGCAGGGTTTGACTTTACTCCAACTGGTTCAATGACCTTGGAAAGTGAAGCGGGTGCTGTGAAGCGAGAAGCGGATGAATCCTATAAACTTTCCCCTGGTCGAGTGCGTCCCGATTTGGCGATTGAGGTGGTGTTTACCAGT encodes:
- a CDS encoding Uma2 family endonuclease — translated: MTPATIATPRQESPLLFEGLTWREFKAVEQLLDRPGYRLSFLDGVLEIRRMPGEPHETVKKRIAALLELYLLVAGFDFTPTGSMTLESEAGAVKREADESYKLSPGRVRPDLAIEVVFTSGGINKLEAYKRLLIPEVWFWEDGVLEVYHLRKEGNALHYERVSSSEEVKGIDLDLLLSCINMVNHVDAIKTFQQALQK
- a CDS encoding M15 family metallopeptidase — translated: MNKAGFSGRPQNSSNDLGDDIPVAVRDTPVATPKIWLQPRIILIGGVAGFVLLALISGFLFFVTSPKKITDSQPSPTSSTPTPTTESDNVNTLLGHLAYPEAPESELVTISANRGIRMQKSAAQKFEEMVAAARSAGVILVPISGFRSVKDQEPLFFGVGAQRNQRPIERAALSAPPGHSEHHTGYAVDVGDGSVPATNLQTNFENTKAYRWLQANAARFSFEISFPKDNAQGVSYEPWHWRFVGDRNSLEMFYKARNLKPAKVPQ